The segment GCTTTTACTTCGGTGGGCGGACTTTCCACCGGCAGGCTTGCCAGTTATGATGGAAGCGTCTGGCGTGATTTAGGCGCTAACGCGGCATCCATGTCTGTAAACAGCATCACCTCGGTTTCCTCGGGCACCATTTATGTCGGGGGGACTTTTACTTCCATCGGTGGAGTTTCCACCACCTATCTCGCTAAAGCAGTCGTCGGAAAATCATCGGTTACCTGGAGTGGCTTTGGTTTTTCGGTGAATGGTTCCGTTCAGATGGTAGATTACAATGAAAGCCTTGGGTTGATTTTTCTCGGAGGGACTTTCAGCACGCCATCTTCCTATCTGGCCACGCTGAACACATCGGGAACCTTTAATCCAACCGGAACACCTGCTGCGCCCGATCTGGCCGTTTACTCGCTGAAAGCTTTGGAAAGTGGTGTTACCACCATCGGCGGAACCTTCTATGAAGTGGGAGGGAACGAATCGCCCGGCATTGCCCAAATCAAAACCAATCTGTCTTCCCGTGCCATGACGGCCGTGACCGGTGGCTGGGGTGCCAACAGCACCGTTGCGAAAATCGTGAAGCATCCGGTAACCGGATCGATCATCGTTGCCGGCAGCTTTACCCGGATCGGTGGAATTGAAGCGCCGTATCTCGCCAGTTTTAATGGCACTTCCTGGAGTGGGTACGGATCCGGACCCAATGGAACGGTGAATGACATCGATTTCATGTCGGATGGGGACATGATTATTGGTGGTCAGTTCACAGAAGTGAATGGGGTGTCTGCAAACCGTGTAGCCCGGCTGAACGGGAAAAACTGGGAGGCTGTTGCAGCGGATGGACCCAATAACACCGTTTACGCCGTAACTGTTACTCAACAGGATTCTGTTTTTATTGGTGGTGTGTTTACCCAAACTGCCGGATTTTTCTCTTTGCAGCGGTTTGCAAAATTGCACAATGGTGTCTGGGTGAACCGGGGTGCTTCGGGAACACCAACCGTTTTCGACCTGACGACCGGCCCCGATACCTCGGTGTATGTGGCCATGTCATCAACACTGGGACCTTTTTCCGGTGGAACGTTTAACCGGGTTGGAAACTATAAAAATGGGGTATATAACAATCTGCTGAATGGAACCACTGCCGGGATCGCCTATACCTGGGGTCGATCGCCCGACAATACCATGCTCGTGGGCGGAACATTTGGTACCATGTTTACCAGTGTTGGCAAAATTGCCGAATGGACCGGTTCCACCTGGGCGGCTGTTTCGATGAATTCCTCAACCGGATTTACCGGAATTTCCGATGAGGTTCGGGCCATTGCTGCACACTCCGATGGTCGCTTGTTTATTGGGGGATTGTTCACTGCTGGCTGGACTCAATCAGCTTCCAATCTGCTGATGGTATTTAATGATGTGGTGTACCCGATGGGATCGGGAACCAACTCGACCGTTTATACCGTCTGTGTGGATGAGGAGAACAATGAAATCTGGGTGGGAGGTACCTTTCTCACCGCGGGAAATAAACCGGCCGTCCGGCTCTCCCGCATGAGCCTGGCCAATACGGTGCCTGTTGAATTGGTTTCATTTACCGGAATCATTGCCGGTGATCAGTTCATCCTGAATTGGTCCACCAAATCGGAAACGACTAATTTTGGATGGGAAGTACAGAGGTTTCTTCCGGACCCTGAGGTTCTCGAAGGGACAGGAAGAAACCTTTCAGAAACAGACCCTTCGGACCCGGTCATTGAGCGAAGTCGAAATGCAGGGTCCGGAATTCAGAATTCGGAAGAGTGGGAGACCGTTGGATTTGTGGCAGGAAGCGGTACTACCAATTCTCCAAAATCGTATTCCTTCCAATCACCAATCATGGACCCTGAGCGGAGTCGAAGTGCTGCTCGCCAGTCACTGTTTCGTCTGAAGCAACTCGATCTCGATGGAACCGTGTCTTACAGTCAGATCCTTACCATTGACGCTTCACCTACCGGGTTCCACTTGCTGGGGAATTATCCGAATCCGTTCAACCCAACGACGGTAATCCGTTATCAGCTATCTGCAATCAGTGAAGTGAAGCTGCAGGTTTTTGATGTGACAGGACGACTGGTATCCACGTTGGTGAATGGAAAAGCAGAACCGGGAACGCATGCTGTTCCTTTCCGGGCGACCGGTCTGGCAAGCGGGGTGTATTACTATCAACTAACGGCAGGGAACCAGAAAGTGACCGGTAAAATGATGCTTATCCGATAACACGTCTTCGTAAACCTCCCGTTCAATGTCGGGAGGTTTTTATTTACTTAATATCACCACCTGAGAAGAAGCATACTTTCCGGCTTGTAACCGGACGATATAGGCACCCGAAGATAAACCCGATGCATTAAAGATTTGGGTGTAAATCCCGGGTGGCATGTAACCCGACCGGAGCACTGATACTTCCTTTCCCGTCATATCGAATACAGAAAGCCGGATAGTTGTACCAAAGGGAAGGGAAAAGGGAATTTTGGTAACCGGGTTAAACGGATTCGGATAGTTTTTCAACAACGATGGTGCAATGGGAACCGGTGATTCATCCTCTGTATCCAGGTACCAACCCGTGGTATCACCATAGGCGGTGCCGTCTATTATACAGCCTTTTAAAACGATCGATCCTCCACCTTCAGATTCTGTTTCCTGGAGTAAACCAAATTTTTCAGAATATAATTGTGTATGTGAAATTAATCCTATAGAACTCACACGAATTTCCACAGAATCATTTATGCCGAAAACATTTAATTGTTCGTTTCGAGAGTAGTAAAAGTCAATTGGCCATATTGATACAATTGTATCACCAGTTTCCTGGGTAATATACCTCGTAGTATCATTAAATGATATTATTTCAGAGATGTTTTGATTTCCATAAAAAAAAGGTATCCATCTGGAGTTGAGTGAATCAATGGGATCGTCAATATATGACCAGTATACATTTTGAGAATCAACTCTAATTGGTTGAAAAAAGGGGAGTGTTTTGATTTTATTATCAAATAAAAAGTATTCTGATCCATCATTGTGATAACTATCTATTATTTTACTACCCCATTTTTGAGTAAGGTTTGAGTAAAACCAGCCATTCCCAACTTTGTACGGTAATCTGGATTGGGAATAACAAAAAAACGGAATTATGAGAAAAATTGTTAAAATCGCTTTCATAAAGACTCCTTGAATACTAAAAAGCCTGATTTAGAAATAAATCCGGCTTTTTAGAATTATTTGGATAAAAGAAGTTTACCAGTTTTGGTAATCTGTTCAAATTGAACCTTATAGTAATAAACACCGGATGACAAACCTTGAGCATTAAACTCCAAAAGGTTGGAACCCTCAACACCATGTCCATCAAATAAATCACGGACTTTTAAGTTGGTTTGATAATTGGAAACATCACAATCTGAATCAATTTTAAATTCATATTTCCGAATGAAGAACCGCAGCAATTTACTTCATCAGTAGCGTTGACACGGTCATAATTTATCCAGTTTTTAAATGAAAGAAAAGATACAAACAAGTACCAAAATCCATTTACCAGCAATTTAATACCAGCTCAAGGTTTAGTGGTTAATTCAGAAAAACATATTACGAAAATAATCAAGCAATAATTGGTTGGGTGCTTAAAATATGTAACCAAAATAACTCTTAAAGGTTTAACCTCCGGCAGGCTGTTCGGGAAACCGGGTAGCCTTCTTTTTTTGCGAAACGGAAAAGAAAAACGGGGAATTAAATCTCGCGGTTCAGTTTCATCCGGATGATGTCGGCTTTGTTATCCACCCGGCATTTCCGGTAAATGTTCTTGATATGATGACGGACGGTTTCCAGTGAAATCTGATGCTGGTTGGCAATTTCCTGATAGGTCTGGCCATTGACCAACCCGTTTACAATATCCATTTCACGCGGTGTCAGCGGCTCGGTTTGTGTGGACTGCGCCGGTTTGCCAATAAAAGCAAGCACCTTTCTGGCGACAGAAGGTGACATGACCGATCCGCCTGCTGCCATCTGCTCCAGTGCGCGGCGGATCTCGGGAAACGGGGTGGATTTAAGCAGATACCCGGTCGCACCACGTTGAATCGCGGTGAAAATAGAATCGGCCTCTTCATGTACCGTCAGCATGACGATGGCGGAGTCGGGAAACTTAGAAGTCAGAACGGGCAGATAGTCCAGACCCGACATGCCGGGAAGTCCGATATCGAGTAAAATAACCTGTGGAATACCGATATCACCCGACTGTTTTTCAAAGGCTTCTGCCGAGGAAACCGACAACAGGCAGACCAGATCGGGCTGACTGTCGATGAATAATTCCAGTCCGTCGGAAATGACAGGATCGTCTTCAATTAATGCAATGGTAATCATACGGTGAAGGTCCGGGTTTTGCTGGCTATCCTCAATCCCATTTTCATGGGAAACGGTCCCCGGCAATGACCACATGAGTTCCATTTTGCCGGATAAACGTCAGGGTGGCGCCAATGGCCTGTGCCCGCCGGGTCATGTTCTTCAATCCGTTTCCGCGGCCTGGTGACTCAGGAAGTCCTTTTCCTTCATCGGCAACCAGAATGCTCCAGCGGTTGCCCTGCCTGATCAGGTGAACCCGGATGACCGGACTACCCGAGTGCTTTACCGCATTATTCACCGCCTCCTTCACCAGCAGATACAGATTCTGCCGTAACCTGATATCCATTTTATCGGAATGAGTCCAGCCTTCCTCCCGAAAATCGAGATGAATCCCGACGGGTCCGGTGAGGGATTCGGCAGCCGACCGGATTCGCCCGATCCAGTCGCCAACGGTATCCTTCCCGGCATCGATACTCCAGATCACATCGCTCATGGTTCGAAGCACGGCCTGACTGTCATCAATCAGTCGCTGGGCTTGTTGTTCCCGCTGATCAGGCTGAACCTGAGCTGCCAGCAGATTGGCCTGCATGTTTACACGGGTCAGTTGAGCTCCCACATCGTCGTGAAGATCCCTTGCAATCTGCATTCGTAACTGTTCCACCGCTTTCAGTTTTTGTAACCGGTTCAGAAGCAAAAGAAACGGAATTCCAATGATGAGCAGGACGGCCAGCAACCGGAACCACCAGGTCATGTAAAAAGGGGGCAAAACCCTGAACCGCAGGTCAACCGGTTTTACAGACCATTGACCGGCATGGTCGGCGCCGCGGATTTGTAAAGTGTAGTCGCCCGGGTCGAGATTGGTAAACACAAACCTGCTTTCGGATGAAGGAACCGACCACCCGGATTGAAATCCTTCCAGTCGCCAGGAAAACCGATGTCGTTCAGGATGGTTGTACCGCAAAACAGCGGCCCGCACATCCAGAATTTTATCGAGATACCCGATGGTCAGTCCGTCCTTTTCGCGCAGATTTACCGGCCGGTTACCAACCAGCACCGAAACCAGACCAACGGAAGGCGGTTGGGTGGGTTCATTGAACCGGGAGGGGTCGAAGGATACCGGACCGGTGATCGTTCCAAACAGAAGCGTTCCATTGGCACGAACCAGTGCTGCGGCTGTGTTGAATTCATCAGAAGGAAGTCCGTCAGTATGGTCAAAAACGGTTACCAGGAGAGGTCTTTTATTATCACTTTCCGGCCGGAACCGGACCAGCCCGAGATTGGTACCCGCCCAGAACCAGCCAAACCGGTCCTGACGAAGCGAATAAATGACTTCATTGGGTAAACCGGCATCGGACCCAAACCGGGTAAATCCGTTCAGTTCCTGATCAAAGCGGTTTAATCCCGATGTAGTCGCCACCCAGATATGATCCGAGGCGTCCTTTATCAGATCGAGGACTGTGTTGGCAGACAGGCTGCTCAGGTCATCCGGCCGGTAGGTAAAGGTCTGTGTTGGTTTCCAGCCGGCGGGTCGTCTGATCAGTTCAGTGATACCTTCATTCCTGAAGGCCATCCAAACCGTTGAATCGTTGATGAACAGCAGGTGCTCGGCATTCCGGCTTTTCAGACCAGCTTGTTCTCCTGAATTTATCAGGGTTCCTGTGGAAGGTTGCCAGGTGTACCAGCCGGAATTGGAGAGAATCCAGAGCTGATCTGCCGATACCCAGACGAGTTTCCGTATGGCGCCGGGAATCCGGGAAGAAAGCGGCCAGGGTGTTTCCTTTCGCGTAACCGGATCGATCGTTGCAACACCCTGATTACCGCCTGCCCAAAGCGTCCCGTTAAAATCTGCTGTCACCGTCAGAACATCGGGAAGCCGCTTCCCGCCGGATGTTGGTTTCCACGTCTCTCCGTCCGAAAAAGCGAGTCCTTCTTTATACCGTCCGGCCCATAACCGGCCGCTTGCATCCTGAAAAAAGGACCGGACCTGCGATCCGGCCAGTCCTTCCGGCATTTGAAATCGTTCCAGATCAGGCCGGAAGAGTGTGAGCCCGCCACCCCATGTTCCCACCCAGACATTGCCATCGCGGTCTTCGAGAACCCGGCGGATGTAATTCACCTTCAGATGACCGGTTTCTGCTTTCAGCCAGCAAAGTTCTTCTCCGTTACGGTTAAACACCCGTATTCCCTGATCGTAGGTTCCAGCCCACAGACGACCGCTGCGATCAACCGTCAGGGTGGTGATCAATGGTTTCCAGTCTGTCGGACCGAAAGAAGAGAACCGGTTGGTTTGGGTATTGAACAGAAGCAGACCCGTTCGGGTGGCCACGGCAAGAAACCGGTCATCCAGTCGGGTGGTTTCGACGATAAAATCGGTGTCGGGCCGGTTCACATCGCGGGATGGCAGCCATGATTGAAAACTGGTATCCTTCCAGCCCAGAAAATTCAAGCCTGATCGTGTAGAGACCCATATACCATCCTGAACGGCAAGCAGATGCCTGACGAAAGGATCAGACAGTCCGGATCGGAAATACCGGAACCGGTTGGAGGTTTCATCGAAGCTGGCAACACCTTGGCCCCAGGTAGCGAGAATCAATGACCGGTTTGGAGAGATAACCACATCGCGTATCACCGGCGAAGTCAGTCCGGTCAGAGAATCGGGTAACCAGAACCGTATTGAGTCGGCAGGAACATCCAACCGGTTCAATCCGCCGGCCTCGGTCGCCAGCCAGAAAACCCCGGGTTCTGCTTCTGCAATACGGTTAAACCAGTTATCAGAAAACGACCGCAAGTCGGTGGAAGACCGTCTCCACGTGGTCCACTGAACCCCATCAAACCGGGAAAGTCCGTCCTGAGTCGCCGCCCAGATAAATCCGGCCGAATCCTGGCGTACATCCAGAATAACCGACTGTCCGGCATTCAGATGCAGTGGGGGAGTCAGTCGTACCGGTTGAGCAGTCAGGCTGAAAACACCCAGCGTGGTAAGAACCAGAAAAAAAGGAAAACGCATGGCTACGTTGATTTCTTTGGCAGCTTTCCTTCCGATTTCAACCGGTCGTACTCGCTCCAGACGTAGAACATGGCCAATTCCCTGAACTCGCCCCAGGAATCGAGCAGGATTGCCCACCCGGAGTCGGTGGTGGATTCGGGACCGTACACCGCATCGACCACTTTCCGGAATCCGCCTTCCATGGGTACCCGGGCATCGAGTTTTCCGAATCCGAAGGGAAGGGCAAAGGCGGCGGTGAATTTTCCCACACCGCGAATGGTTTGCAAGCGGGTCAGAATCTCTTCGGAAGGCAGATCAAACCAGTCATTAAAAACCAGATCACCAGCGGCCAGACGTTTCGATAATCCGCCGAGATAGTCAATCTTCTGACGGCTGAGCGACATGCTTTTCAATTGTGTTTCGGACAGTTTTGCAAACTGATCGGGCCGCGGAAAACACCAGAAATCCATTCCCTGCCAGTGAACGTGCGTGCCTGCCTGTTCCATGAGCGACTCGAGAATCCGCTGGGTAAGTCGTTCACTGACCTGGCTGGAGATAATGCTGTGGGCAATGCATTCCCACGGCGTGGGGAATATG is part of the Bacteroidota bacterium genome and harbors:
- a CDS encoding T9SS type A sorting domain-containing protein, whose translation is MKQVVTAGILLFILASAGFTQTDSDWSSAFNLSGVTNGVVYAIAEDSSGNVWIGGSFSGVDGIPSKNLAYWDGSKWNGFTTGANNTVFDIEVDGTGTVFIGGAFSSVEGVSANLVARWNGVSWSALPGGLSGTGGPQVWSLAIDENDDLWIGGFFQSPDSNLVKFDGTSFTGFTYSPNSTVRALHHNGSFLFASGAFTSVGGLSTGRLASYDGSVWRDLGANAASMSVNSITSVSSGTIYVGGTFTSIGGVSTTYLAKAVVGKSSVTWSGFGFSVNGSVQMVDYNESLGLIFLGGTFSTPSSYLATLNTSGTFNPTGTPAAPDLAVYSLKALESGVTTIGGTFYEVGGNESPGIAQIKTNLSSRAMTAVTGGWGANSTVAKIVKHPVTGSIIVAGSFTRIGGIEAPYLASFNGTSWSGYGSGPNGTVNDIDFMSDGDMIIGGQFTEVNGVSANRVARLNGKNWEAVAADGPNNTVYAVTVTQQDSVFIGGVFTQTAGFFSLQRFAKLHNGVWVNRGASGTPTVFDLTTGPDTSVYVAMSSTLGPFSGGTFNRVGNYKNGVYNNLLNGTTAGIAYTWGRSPDNTMLVGGTFGTMFTSVGKIAEWTGSTWAAVSMNSSTGFTGISDEVRAIAAHSDGRLFIGGLFTAGWTQSASNLLMVFNDVVYPMGSGTNSTVYTVCVDEENNEIWVGGTFLTAGNKPAVRLSRMSLANTVPVELVSFTGIIAGDQFILNWSTKSETTNFGWEVQRFLPDPEVLEGTGRNLSETDPSDPVIERSRNAGSGIQNSEEWETVGFVAGSGTTNSPKSYSFQSPIMDPERSRSAARQSLFRLKQLDLDGTVSYSQILTIDASPTGFHLLGNYPNPFNPTTVIRYQLSAISEVKLQVFDVTGRLVSTLVNGKAEPGTHAVPFRATGLASGVYYYQLTAGNQKVTGKMMLIR
- a CDS encoding DNA-3-methyladenine glycosylase 2 family protein, encoding MSIQTITLKPVAPFQFHESIRQIESWSLSLVHAWTGETYFQSLSLDQFSTVFSLTWNGSVEKPELALDVPSDLSVKQVEAVRQAVSRQFSLPYDLNRVIKSKTDPILKELVKARWGYHPVIFPTPWECIAHSIISSQVSERLTQRILESLMEQAGTHVHWQGMDFWCFPRPDQFAKLSETQLKSMSLSRQKIDYLGGLSKRLAAGDLVFNDWFDLPSEEILTRLQTIRGVGKFTAAFALPFGFGKLDARVPMEGGFRKVVDAVYGPESTTDSGWAILLDSWGEFRELAMFYVWSEYDRLKSEGKLPKKST
- a CDS encoding response regulator transcription factor translates to MITIALIEDDPVISDGLELFIDSQPDLVCLLSVSSAEAFEKQSGDIGIPQVILLDIGLPGMSGLDYLPVLTSKFPDSAIVMLTVHEEADSIFTAIQRGATGYLLKSTPFPEIRRALEQMAAGGSVMSPSVARKVLAFIGKPAQSTQTEPLTPREMDIVNGLVNGQTYQEIANQHQISLETVRHHIKNIYRKCRVDNKADIIRMKLNREI
- a CDS encoding T9SS type A sorting domain-containing protein is translated as MKAILTIFLIIPFFCYSQSRLPYKVGNGWFYSNLTQKWGSKIIDSYHNDGSEYFLFDNKIKTLPFFQPIRVDSQNVYWSYIDDPIDSLNSRWIPFFYGNQNISEIISFNDTTRYITQETGDTIVSIWPIDFYYSRNEQLNVFGINDSVEIRVSSIGLISHTQLYSEKFGLLQETESEGGGSIVLKGCIIDGTAYGDTTGWYLDTEDESPVPIAPSLLKNYPNPFNPVTKIPFSLPFGTTIRLSVFDMTGKEVSVLRSGYMPPGIYTQIFNASGLSSGAYIVRLQAGKYASSQVVILSK